Proteins encoded within one genomic window of Anastrepha ludens isolate Willacy chromosome 4, idAnaLude1.1, whole genome shotgun sequence:
- the LOC128860768 gene encoding peritrophin-1-like encodes MTMTRSKTANLQILTVIGLWIWTAVASKEMLEQPFRHPDCPLIDDPMHPIQLPYPTDCRKYYSCKNGYAYSMLCQNELQWSTLTYRCDFPTVAKCAGTPSYPIDPTASGAFPTSENNVFKRDATDCNKFYSCMPMRCPPLQYWNVLLERCDSPQNTLCETTAHIWTEPPFIYDTIPTAATPPSYAKGNLVPAPMNPIHEAESSNLLALCSTPGVDYVRHPYDCHKFIQCDGFATVHTCANDLYWNSEVMACDRYCK; translated from the exons ATGACAATGA CTCGAAGCAAAACAGCAAATCTGCAGATCCTGACAGTCATTGGTTTATGGATATGGACAGCTGTGGCTTCAAAAGAAATG CTTGAGCAACCTTTCCGGCATCCCGACTGCCCACTGATAGACGATCCAATGCATCCGATACAGTTGCCTTACCCCACCGACTGCAGAAAGTACTATAGCTGTAAAAATGGTTACGCCTACTCCATGTTGTGTCAAAATGAACTTCAATGGAGCACGCTGACTTATCGCTGCGATTTTCCAACTGTCGCAAAATGTGCCGGCACTCCTTCCTATCCGATTGATCCAACAGCTAGCGGTGCATTTCCAACATCGGAAAACAATGTATTCAAGAGGGATGCTACAGACTGCAATAAATTCTACAGTTGCATGCCGATGCGTTGCCCCCCACTTCAGTATTGGAATGTATTACTAGAGCGCTGCGATTCACCACAGAATACCCTCTGTGAAACTACCGCGCACATTTGGACGGAACCGCCATTCATATACGATACAATACCAACAGCAGCCACGCCCCCATCATATGCCAAAGGGAATCTAGTACCTGCCCCAATGAACCCCATTCACGAAGCCGAATCCTCCAACCTATTAGCCTTATGTAGTACACCTGGCGTTGATTATGTGCGCCACCCTTACGACTGCCATAAATTCATTCAATGCGATGGCTTCGCTACGGTACATACCTGTGCCAACGATCTTTACTGGAACTCAGAAGTAATGGCTTGCGATCGCTATTGCAAATGA
- the LOC128860767 gene encoding probable chitinase 10 isoform X1 — protein MKSLLEFLLCLAFLHKYSMGRVVDQQIDQSFPAICRNRNGVTAPMAGSCTGFFICVDGHAIASSCGNFYHFNARTGLCEHPLKAACSSNKSLIRDAVPATRLITRSSLPKPKTPNEVIADLSAGPICRNQLTGIILPKSDSCTQYYVCILQRPFRRTCPPMLHFNATRGLCQDPVMAQCVIPFDNKQEMPANKRKVINYSKEASLDTGIIKADTDYSNVEDICATSSDGTVFPYPGDCGRFIFCVHHQVLTLICPEGYHFSRRNGRCEWPAVAECRTLS, from the exons ATGAAGAGTTTACTTGAATTTTTACTATGTCTGGCTTTCTTGCACAAATACAGTATGGGCCGGGTGGTCGAT CAGCAGATTGATCAAAGTTTTCCCGCAATATGCCGTAATCGAAATGGAGTCACAGCACCCATGGCGGGCTCTTGCACAGGTTTCTTTATTTGCGTCGATGGCCACGCCATTGCTAGCTCTTGCggcaatttttatcattttaatgcCCGCACCGGACTTTGCGAACATCCTCTGAAAGCTGCCTGTTCCAGTAACAAGTCACTTATCAGGGATGCAGTACCTGCAACAAGATTAATTACTCGTTCCTCTTTGCCGAAACCGAAAACTCCAAACGAAGTAATTGCCGATCTGAGTGCAGGCCCAATCTGCAGGAATCAGCTAACTGGTATAATTCTACCTAAATCGGACTCCTGCACACAATACTATGTGTGCATACTGCAGCGACCTTTTCGCCGCACTTGTCCTCCCATGTTGCACTTCAATGCAACACGAGGCCTATGCCAGGATCCGGTGATGGCTCAATGTGTTATTCCATTCGACAATAAGCAAGAAATGCCAGCAAATAAAAGGAAAGTGATAAACTATTCTAAAGAAGCTAGCCTAGATACCGGAATTATAAAAGCCGATACTGATTACAGCAACGTAGAAGATATTTGCGCAACAAGTTCAGATGGTACCGTGTTCCCTTACCCAGGCGACTGTGGCCGGTTTATTTTCTGTGTGCACCACCAAGTTTTGACATTGATTTGTCCAGAAGGATACCACTTTAGTCGGCGAAATGGACGTTGCGAATGGCCTGCCGTAGCAGAATGCCGCACACTTTCCTGA
- the LOC128860767 gene encoding probable chitinase 10 isoform X2 encodes MKSLLEFLLCLAFLHKYSMGRVVDQIDQSFPAICRNRNGVTAPMAGSCTGFFICVDGHAIASSCGNFYHFNARTGLCEHPLKAACSSNKSLIRDAVPATRLITRSSLPKPKTPNEVIADLSAGPICRNQLTGIILPKSDSCTQYYVCILQRPFRRTCPPMLHFNATRGLCQDPVMAQCVIPFDNKQEMPANKRKVINYSKEASLDTGIIKADTDYSNVEDICATSSDGTVFPYPGDCGRFIFCVHHQVLTLICPEGYHFSRRNGRCEWPAVAECRTLS; translated from the exons ATGAAGAGTTTACTTGAATTTTTACTATGTCTGGCTTTCTTGCACAAATACAGTATGGGCCGGGTGGTCGAT CAGATTGATCAAAGTTTTCCCGCAATATGCCGTAATCGAAATGGAGTCACAGCACCCATGGCGGGCTCTTGCACAGGTTTCTTTATTTGCGTCGATGGCCACGCCATTGCTAGCTCTTGCggcaatttttatcattttaatgcCCGCACCGGACTTTGCGAACATCCTCTGAAAGCTGCCTGTTCCAGTAACAAGTCACTTATCAGGGATGCAGTACCTGCAACAAGATTAATTACTCGTTCCTCTTTGCCGAAACCGAAAACTCCAAACGAAGTAATTGCCGATCTGAGTGCAGGCCCAATCTGCAGGAATCAGCTAACTGGTATAATTCTACCTAAATCGGACTCCTGCACACAATACTATGTGTGCATACTGCAGCGACCTTTTCGCCGCACTTGTCCTCCCATGTTGCACTTCAATGCAACACGAGGCCTATGCCAGGATCCGGTGATGGCTCAATGTGTTATTCCATTCGACAATAAGCAAGAAATGCCAGCAAATAAAAGGAAAGTGATAAACTATTCTAAAGAAGCTAGCCTAGATACCGGAATTATAAAAGCCGATACTGATTACAGCAACGTAGAAGATATTTGCGCAACAAGTTCAGATGGTACCGTGTTCCCTTACCCAGGCGACTGTGGCCGGTTTATTTTCTGTGTGCACCACCAAGTTTTGACATTGATTTGTCCAGAAGGATACCACTTTAGTCGGCGAAATGGACGTTGCGAATGGCCTGCCGTAGCAGAATGCCGCACACTTTCCTGA